The Theobroma cacao cultivar B97-61/B2 chromosome 1, Criollo_cocoa_genome_V2, whole genome shotgun sequence genome contains the following window.
AATAAGAAGGGTGACCAGACACATTGAGCTGCAATAGGCAACTggtattttcttctttcaatctttttattctgaATTTGCAAGGAATCTCTTTCCTATCTCTGTTTGATATTGAATTTTCAATGTgttagagaaaagaaaattgctAATTTCATCTCCCTAGCAAAAAGATGAAAGCAATTGAAGCAATTCCTGACAGGTTTTCCTGACTGTCTGCAATCAAACAGATCATTTTGTGATGACAGATTGGCTATATAAGAAAACGAAGTTAAACATAAAACCTACTGTCGCTCTGGTTCCCAGATTATCTTGGCCCATTTGTCTCCTGCTTGCATTTGACAGAATAGACAATGTATGCCCTTGTGGTCACCATAGTCTTGTGGTCACTGTACACTACCAATTATgtcattttgcccctgtaaGAGTATATAAGTTTTTAATCCTTCATTATTCACACACATTATTAGTTGCTAATGGAAACCTCACAACCTCTAGCCATTGAGAGTTTTTCCTATAGTTGGTTATCTGACCATAAACCCTCCTTAGATGGCCTCAGTGAGCCCCATGGAGTATATTATGGAGGTACTCCAGAAGAATTCGACGATGAGATGGTAGAGTCAAATAGATTTCTGACAGACCAGAACTTCAATTTTGATGCTATTGCTCAAAGTCCTGCAGCTTTTATTCATGCTGATGAGCTTTTCACCAACGGCTTCATCAGACCCATCTATATTCATCCTTCGAGGAGAGAGTCCTGCAATACCTTAGATTCCATCCAAACAATGCCCagttcatcattttcttcaagAACTGAAATTCCAACAGTGAGGATTAAGTGCAGGTTCCTTAGAAGGTGGAGAAAATCAACGTGGCAAATCTTGAGAAATCTTTTTGGACATCTCAGACCTTCCTGCCATAAGGGAGGGTGCTTGAGAACAAGTACCAGGGTTGATGATATTGACAGGAGAACATGGAAAGTTAAGAGCTGGAAAAGTTCACCACAAGCATCTCCACTACAGAGTACAGCTTGTTCAATGGGTGATTCATGTCATCTTGAGAACTCAATTTATGAGGCTGTTCTCCACTGCAAAAGATCGATAGGTATTTTCAAGGTTTCTTTTATCTGAACATATAATTCCTAAACTTAAATCTTCACAGTTTCTTATGTTTTGTATTCATTCATTTTCAGAAAAATGATACATGCTCAGATCAGGAAAAGATAACAGTCGAAGAAAGAAGAGTACTTCTAGAAATACATGGCAGCTGATCAAGCGTCAACTTGTTATTTGTCTCATTTATCTGTCTTCTTTCCTGTTAGATGTTTATACATATCTATCTTTTAAACAAGAGAGAAGTTTTTAAACTAATAGACACAGTATGTCTCCTCATATTGTAAGGATTAAACTAAATATCAGAAAGTTTGTCTTTGTCAATCTTGCAAGGACATGGATCTCCCATTCTGAgctcttttcctttccctcTTCCTAGCTTCTCAGCCGGACTGTAAATGAAAACTTTCAGCCAGAGCTTTCATAATTTAATAGACTATTGTTACAAGGTTTCATCCACAGAATCACTGACTTACAGGAGtcaaatgtttaaaatttctGGTTAATATGCTCTGCAAGGCCAATGCTTAACAACCATAACGAAAGTATGGAAAGGGGAGTCTTTCCCTCACCGTGAATCATGCCTATAAAATAGCAGGATTTTGGTTGGTATAGAAAGAAACCGAAGGGCCCTCCTTAGGTgtttatttatctctttttgttattattattgtggGCAAGATTCTGCTCTGTTCTCGTGCGTGTGAGACCCTCTGGTTTGAGCGTTTGCGAGACATGGTACTGACATCTCGCATAATATTCTAAGTAGCAGGGTGGGACTCCATGGTAGTTTGGAATTGAACTTTTGAATGGCCCTATCTGGATTGCATTGCATGATTAGAATGTGCGGCAAATTATAGCCTTTCTATTCCCAATCCTTTGCAATTCTCATCGTGGCTTCAAATAATTTAGTAGTATCAAGGATAATGGTGAAAA
Protein-coding sequences here:
- the LOC18614057 gene encoding probable membrane-associated kinase regulator 6, with the protein product METSQPLAIESFSYSWLSDHKPSLDGLSEPHGVYYGGTPEEFDDEMVESNRFLTDQNFNFDAIAQSPAAFIHADELFTNGFIRPIYIHPSRRESCNTLDSIQTMPSSSFSSRTEIPTVRIKCRFLRRWRKSTWQILRNLFGHLRPSCHKGGCLRTSTRVDDIDRRTWKVKSWKSSPQASPLQSTACSMGDSCHLENSIYEAVLHCKRSIEK